Proteins encoded within one genomic window of Anastrepha ludens isolate Willacy chromosome 4, idAnaLude1.1, whole genome shotgun sequence:
- the LOC128862129 gene encoding mucin-2-like, whose product SVSFDDDCSQVQCPPETSTCPPDSVELQPPPVIEMLYGPDEFMPPHEFYDDADDSTAPIDQHYDELPLHESAVTIPSNTSSRTASTSPTNTTLSELPNSLAAKVSDAEKDLDPVRMKRELSFDNENTDGIDEHEELMRMCCATMTEENRRRRRRRRRSSTTDDCECKPCSAIPQCPNDEVAIKVHEAAGTPGDCCPTYTCAPKPKCDDVDAQAYWRDSCTRCSCYGAKGIELCHNECPEMEEQEAQRSCFSAHLQEPMLHGSDWYENDFCTKCHCENGVRECVESLCKPVTCSNPIKVPGQCCPQCPTSEENILIARENSTHSSNTSSTEQVRQSEMKTSTIAVSSLFDERVTTETTTVPTLSSNATIGTTSTESSTEPIGARNQTTSTEAITELMYSSTVMTETSASSTEMLTTSRQIDDIAAEIYFGPVSNPPIEDSSASTQEKIDEVSESAPQPSTAAQADTTSSTTPSQVEITEPSATTTTERTSSQMPYIESSTKELSISTETTKVLSTTLSISTEETISTTATIMPNERVSTSKASQENAATSNTTESTIQANSRLSEVTTTQSDYITGSTTMSPTTASPTTASPTTTSPTTTSPTSASSNSASPASVVAVDISSTHTNTASTSLPDSSTAKPLASLTSTTSSPYSSTSAPPIASTTVYWYTFSTSAPSPPVPQPTVYQPSVRTFFTRPEVRYIGATVFFAFLAICALAVWKFCMPPRSTRLKNRYRTVPSSEATSLSHSPTTSHSSMA is encoded by the coding sequence TCAGTTTCTTTCGATGACGACTGCAGCCAGGTGCAATGCCCTCCAGAAACTAGTACCTGCCCGCCAGATAGCGTGGAGCTTCAACCACCCCCCGTCATCGAAATGCTCTACGGTCCCGATGAATTCATGCCACCACATGAGTTCTATGACGATGCTGACGATTCAACTGCTCCAATCGATCAGCATTACGATGAATTGCCGTTACATGAGAGCGCAGTTACGATACCAAGCAATACCAGTTCACGGACAGCCTCAACCTCGCCGACAAATACCACGCTAAGTGAGCTACCTAACAGTCTAGCTGCTAAAGTTTCAGATGCAGAAAAAGACTTAGACCCTGTGCGCATGAAACGGGAACTTAGCTTTGACAATGAAAATACAGATGGCATTGACGAGCACGAAGAGCTGATGCGTATGTGCTGCGCCACGATGACGGAAGAGAATCGTCGACGACGACGAAGACGTCGCCGCTCTAGTACAACAGATGACTGCGAGTGCAAACCTTGCAGTGCGATACCGCAGTGCCCAAACGATGAAGTAGCGATTAAAGTACATGAAGCTGCTGGAACTCCAGGCGACTGCTGTCCCACTTATACTTGTGCGCCGAAGCCGAAGTGTGATGATGTCGATGCGCAAGCTTATTGGCGAGATTCGTGTACACGTTGCAGCTGTTACGGTGCGAAAGGTATAGAACTTTGTCACAATGAATGTCCCGAAATGGAGGAGCAAGAAGCACAGCGCAGTTGTTTCTCTGCACACCTGCAGGAGCCTATGTTGCATGGCAGTGACTGGTATGAGAatgatttttgtacaaaatgtcATTGCGAAAATGGTGTGCGAGAATGTGTGGAAAGTTTGTGTAAGCCAGTCACTTGTAGTAATCCGATAAAAGTACCGGGACAATGCTGTCCACAGTGTCCAACGAGTGAGGAAAATATTCTTATTGCTCGTGAGAACTCAACACACTCTAGTAATACAAGTTCGACTGAGCAGGTACGGCAGAGTGAAATGAAAACAAGTACCATTGCTGTATCGTCGTTATTTGATGAGCGAGTGACAACGGAAACGACTACTGTGCCTACTTTGTCTTCTAATGCGACCATAGGTACCACCTCCACTGAATCTTCAACGGAACCAATTGGTGCGCGAAATCAAACGACAAGTACAGAAGCGATTACGGAACTTATGTATTCATCCACAGTAATGACCGAAACGTCCGCTAGCAGCACTGAAATGTTAACTACTTCCAGACAAATTGACGACATTGCAGCTGAAATCTATTTTGGCCCGGTAAGCAATCCTCCAATAGAAGACAGCAGTGCATCGACTCAGGAGAAAATAGACGAAGTATCTGAAAGTGCTCCACAGCCTTCAACTGCTGCGCAGGCAGACACAACTTCGTCTACAACGCCAAGTCAAGTGGAAATTACCGAACCATCAGCGACAACAACTACCGAGCGCACAAGCAGTCAAATGCCGTACATTGAAAGCTCGACAAAGGAATTATCGATAAGTACTGAGACAACAAAGGTCCTCAGTACCACGTTAAGTATTTCAACAGAAGAAACAATATCAACAACAGCTACAATTATGCCTAATGAAAGAGTATCTACCTCAAAAGCTTCACAGGAAAATGCTGCTACCAGCAACACTACCGAATCTACAATTCAAGCAAACTCCAGGCTAAGTGAGGTCACAACAACGCAATCGGATTACATCACTGGCTCCACAACTATGTCTCCGACAACTGCGTCTCCGACAACTGCGTCTCCGACAACTACGTCTCCGACAACAACGTCCCCGACATCTGCGTCTTCGAACTCTGCTTCACCTGCATCTGTTGTCGCTGTTGATATTAGTTCTACACACACTAACACCGCTTCAACCAGTTTGCCCGATTCCAGCACAGCAAAGCCATTGGCATCCCTCACATCCACCACCAGTTCTCCCTACTCCAGCACCTCAGCTCCGCCAATCGCTTCAACAACTGTTTATTGGTATACTTTCTCTACGTCGGCGCCCTCACCGCCCGTACCACAGCCCACCGTCTATCAGCCTAGTGTACGCACATTCTTTACACGTCCAGAAGTTCGCTACATTGGCGCAACTGTTTTCTTCGCCTTTCTTGCCATCTGCGCGTTGGCGGTGTGGAAATTTTGTATGCCTCCACGCAGCACTAGACTAAAAAATCGCTATAGAACGGTACCCAGCTCAGAGGCGACCAGTTTGAGTCACAGTCCAACTACGTCGCATTCCTCTATGGCATAG
- the LOC128862130 gene encoding uncharacterized protein LOC128862130: MSDKPSTSSHSSRRSVKNLNNIDLIGNTAHQITGAKLPCIKQVLQVMFHNMRFVGLTAKDSAKLTISAAVIFWQQARIPIINDDKCVKKLMKVYDQWKNIQRTVPDKRSNAQKQVAEQFTQNLDDLFDIAIGDALEKIRIEEDREFLKLQRQKGRPGCMVGVDMKLYGREKRTQERQEKEEARKRKREEEMARPSDVVNCDDEDAEMPFCETIDEENEPIDDDWEPEKVAGNATSAKKRGRKEFITARLAAALDNAKVSDGMAVHILIAAAEAFGIRAEELAINRSTIHRARLEHRLEDTKDVMARFPDNVIKTSAYI; this comes from the exons atgTCGGATAAACCATCGACCTCAAGTCATTCAAGTAGAAGATCtgtgaaaaatttgaataacaTTGATTTGATCGGCAACACTGCGCATCAGATCACGGGCGCCAAACTTCCGTGCATCAAACAAGTGTTACAAGTGATGTTCCATAATATGCGATTTGTTGGACTTACTGCAAAAGACAGTGCAAAATTGACCATAAGTGCAGCTGTAATATTTTGGCAACAAGCTCGCATTCCAATTATTAATGATGATAAGTGtgtgaaaaagctgatgaaagtTTACGACCAATGGAAAAACATACAAAGAACTGTCCCAGATAAAAGGTCAAATGCACAAAAGCAAGTTGCCGAACAATTTACTCAAAATCTTGATGATTTGTTTGATATTGCCATCGGTGATGCGTTGGAAAAAATTCGAATTGAAGAGGAcagagaatttttaaaattgcaaaGACAAAAAGGTCGTCCAGGCTGCATGGTTGGTGTCGATATGAAGTTATATGGGCGAGAAAAACGTACGCAAGAACgacaagaaaaagaagaagcgcGTAAAAGAAAACGCGAGGAAGAGATGGCTAGACCTTCAG ATGTCGTGAATTGTGATGATGAAGATGCTGaaatgccattttgtgaaacgATTGATGAAGAAAATGAACCGATTGACGATGACTGGGAACCAGAGAAAGTAGCTGGTAACGCAACATCCGCCAAAAAAAGAGGCCGAAAAGAATTCATCACAGCAAGATTGGCTGCTGCACTTGATAATGCTAAAGTTTCGGATGGTATGGCCGTGCATATCCTCATTGCAGCTGCTGAAGCATTTGGAATACGGGCTGAAGAGTTAGCTATCAACCGTTCAACTATTCATCGCGCTCGCCTGGAACATCGATTGGAAGATACAAAAGATGTGATGGCTCGGTTTCCCGACAACGTAATTAAAACTTCagcttatatttaa
- the LOC128862128 gene encoding uncharacterized protein LOC128862128, with product MNGVKKPLRRSTNKENNKELKDAESGIPLRTMESIIDSRHMFFSQEDFQSWCEEMWTASETNQKIKVQLSNTSLLLLDYFQFKAARTIQKYLRRWYYARIYQRKRSAAIRIQYEWRKFYKLRAAYRKLEQETQETAEKFYFRQAQKIQALWRGWFTRQNIHDHKELMKSQVMTAEDLLFCIAFKLHHMLRTYQIPGVYSLRNSHCLSKVEKLLAAMTFKQHNKCVRQLRAKLEKRTNNARKKFEESAFNSVIPFTGPNVRGLCEQKCADLPKTKDLDRRMYKILHMYEQAAKEETRKQRRESYTKERGQKAQSPRSKSKQRKLPPAEEKTDFCEDIVASMKRWNILKQNNVTVDPNIFRRPDLLEKFLHEIESIYNTMQDRCHCRIPEDMCH from the exons ATGAATGGTGTGAAAAAACCGCTACGTCGTTCCACcaacaaagaaaataataaagaattgaAAGATGCAGAATCGGGTATACCATTGCGTACGATGGAGAGCATAATTGATTCGAGGCACATGTTTTTCTCGCAAGAGGATTTCCAAAGTTG GTGTGAAGAAATGTGGACCGCCTCGGagacaaaccaaaaaattaaagtccAGCTGTCCAA CACCTCTCTACTTCTACTGGACTATTTTCAATTTAAGGCTGCGCGTACTATTCAGAAATATCTCCGCCGCTGGTATTATGCGCGTATCTACCAGCGCAAGCGTAGCGCTGCCATACGCATACAGTACGAATGGCGTAAATTCTACAAACTACGTGCGGCATACCGCAAACTGGAGCAAGAAACACAAGAAACAGCGGAGAAGTTCTACTTCCGCCAGGCGCAAAAGATACAGGCACTGTGGCGCGGTTGGTTTACGCGGCAGAACATACACGATCACAAAGAGTTAATGAAGTCGCAAGTGATGACGGCGGAAGATCTTCTGTTTTgtatcgccttcaaattgcatCATATGTTGCGCACCTATCAGATACCGGGTGTCTATTCATTAAGGAACTCACA CTGTCTATCTAAGGTTGAAAAACTGTTAGCCGCCATGACATTTAAACAGCACAACAAGTGTGTACGCCAACTACGTGCTAAACTTGAGAAACGCACTAATAATGCCCGCAAAAAGTTTGAAGAGTCTGCTTTCAACTCAGTCATACCATTTACTGGGCCTAATGTGCGCGGCCTCTGTGAACAGAAATGTGCTGATTTACCAAAAACGAAGGATTTAGATCGTCGCATGTATAAGATATTGCATATGTACGAACAGGCAGCCAAGGAAGAAACTCGAAAGCAACGAAGGGAGAGTTATACAAAGGAGAGGGGACAAAAAGCTC AGTCTCCTCGGTCGAAATCTAAACAACGCAAATTACCACCAGCAGAGGAGAAAACAGATTTTTGTGAGGATATTGTGGCTAGTATGAAGCGTTGGAATATCTTGAAACAGAATAATGTCACAGTAGATCCTAACATATTTCGACGTCCGGATTTGTTGGAAaaatttctacatgaaattgAGTCAATTTATAACACGATGCAAGACCGTTGCCATTGCCGAATTCCTGAAGATATGTGccattga